A stretch of the Neptunomonas phycophila genome encodes the following:
- a CDS encoding GNAT family N-acyltransferase yields the protein MINVEQVLTSKFPSFTNKPAPLRNSTLFCLRKLIHEDEINRFLREHEEKTGFEFVDCVLDYFNFGYTLSNKDRLNIPSTGRVVIVANHPLGALDGLALLKMVGEVRRDVRIVANDVLSHFDQLNSLFLPVDNLGKSTMKRDIARIVNSLRNEEAIIVFPAGEVSRAGVTGIKDGKWNSGFLRFAKKANAPILPVYVGGKNSPLFYGISYLNKSMSALLLAHEMFNKQSVTLPIRIGEPIPSSQIDSIPLSFNEKAKLLRKHLYRIAKRKSPLFVTEKTIAHPQDRQALKQELKSAELLGETSDGKKIFLFDHQPDSAVMQEIGRLREVSFRCVGEGTGRNKDLDKYDHYYRHLILWDEDDLEIAGAYRLAEAHKLVFDKSSPLYSASLFQYSDAMLPYYEQGIELGRSFVQPKYWGKRSLEYLWYGIGAYLKKNPDVRYMFGPVSLSNSYPKSAKDLLVWFYQHYFDDTELLAKANSPYRISAEVADNIFTLFDGNDYKADFKRLREQLDYLGASVPTLFKQYSELCETGGVRFLDFGVDASFNYCVDGLVLVDMHYLKPKKRAKYMQENRTPKTSSLELLQASSE from the coding sequence ATGATCAATGTTGAACAGGTGCTCACATCTAAGTTTCCTTCTTTTACGAATAAACCGGCGCCTTTACGTAACTCCACGCTTTTTTGCTTACGCAAATTGATTCATGAAGACGAAATCAATCGTTTTCTACGCGAACACGAGGAAAAAACAGGGTTTGAATTTGTTGATTGCGTTCTTGATTACTTTAACTTTGGATACACGCTCAGCAATAAGGATCGACTCAACATCCCATCAACCGGACGCGTTGTCATCGTTGCAAACCACCCTCTTGGAGCCTTAGATGGTTTAGCTTTATTAAAAATGGTGGGAGAAGTCAGGCGTGATGTACGTATTGTTGCTAACGATGTATTAAGCCATTTTGATCAGCTCAACTCATTGTTTTTACCAGTCGACAACCTCGGTAAAAGCACTATGAAGCGAGACATTGCTCGTATAGTCAACTCACTACGAAACGAAGAAGCTATCATAGTCTTCCCCGCTGGCGAAGTATCGCGAGCAGGAGTAACAGGCATTAAAGACGGCAAATGGAATAGTGGCTTTTTACGCTTTGCTAAAAAGGCCAACGCACCCATTCTGCCTGTTTACGTGGGTGGCAAAAACTCTCCCTTGTTTTATGGTATTTCCTATCTAAACAAATCAATGTCAGCACTACTGCTGGCTCATGAAATGTTTAACAAACAATCGGTAACTCTACCTATCAGAATCGGCGAGCCTATTCCCAGCAGCCAAATAGATAGCATTCCTCTTTCATTTAACGAGAAAGCCAAGTTACTGCGCAAGCATTTATACCGAATCGCAAAGCGCAAAAGTCCGCTATTCGTTACAGAAAAAACGATCGCACATCCGCAAGACAGGCAAGCGCTAAAACAAGAGCTAAAATCCGCCGAGCTCTTAGGCGAAACATCCGATGGGAAAAAGATCTTTCTTTTTGACCATCAACCCGATTCAGCTGTCATGCAAGAAATAGGGCGTTTACGTGAAGTCTCATTTCGCTGCGTTGGTGAAGGTACCGGACGTAATAAGGACCTTGATAAATATGATCACTATTATCGCCACCTTATCTTATGGGATGAAGATGACTTAGAAATAGCAGGGGCTTACCGTCTAGCCGAAGCTCACAAGCTTGTCTTTGATAAAAGCAGCCCACTCTATAGCGCTAGCCTATTTCAATACTCTGATGCCATGCTCCCCTATTACGAGCAAGGGATAGAATTAGGAAGAAGCTTTGTTCAGCCTAAGTATTGGGGGAAACGTAGCCTAGAGTACTTATGGTACGGTATCGGCGCTTATCTCAAGAAAAACCCCGATGTTCGATACATGTTCGGCCCTGTTAGCCTTAGCAATAGTTACCCTAAGTCGGCTAAAGATTTACTAGTCTGGTTTTATCAACATTATTTTGATGATACCGAGCTACTGGCTAAAGCTAATTCCCCCTACCGAATCAGCGCAGAGGTAGCCGATAATATCTTCACATTGTTTGATGGTAATGATTATAAAGCTGACTTCAAACGCTTACGTGAGCAACTTGATTATTTGGGTGCTTCCGTCCCCACATTGTTTAAGCAGTATAGCGAACTGTGTGAAACCGGCGGCGTGCGTTTTTTAGACTTTGGAGTAGACGCCAGCTTTAATTACTGTGTCGATGGGTTAGTCTTGGTAGATATGCACTATTTAAAACCAAAAAAACGAGCTAAGTACATGCAAGAGAATCGCACACCAAAAACCAGCAGTCTTGAGTTATTACAAGCATCCTCTGAGTAA
- the dinB gene encoding DNA polymerase IV: MRKIIHCDCDCFFAAVEMRDNPDYRDIPLAVGGHSDRRGVIATCNYIARGFGVRSAMPTKTALRLCPDLKVIPGHMAKYREVSAQIMSIYQEVTDLIEPLSLDEAYLDVSACNLFSGSGTRIAQWLRAQVAEKTGITISAGVAPNKFLAKIASDWNKPNGLCVIAPNDVEAFLATLPVNKLHGVGKKTAERLHAMSIFTCDDVKGIPLHELREHFGQFGERLYHLSRGIDHRPVTNERERKSISVEHTFAEDLMTLDECCAKIPLLCGELQQRYSKYRSEAAVAGCFVKVKFHDFTQTTIEQQVTYEDEALFSPLLVQAWHRSQKPVRLLGIGYRLTKQSTDLQQQLSLW, encoded by the coding sequence ATGAGAAAGATAATTCATTGCGATTGTGACTGTTTTTTTGCAGCGGTTGAGATGCGCGATAATCCAGATTACCGGGATATCCCTTTAGCGGTAGGGGGGCATTCCGATCGCCGTGGCGTTATAGCAACGTGTAACTATATCGCTCGAGGGTTTGGTGTGCGCTCTGCAATGCCAACAAAGACGGCTTTGCGATTGTGTCCTGATCTAAAAGTGATCCCCGGGCATATGGCTAAGTACCGGGAAGTATCAGCCCAAATTATGTCTATTTATCAAGAAGTGACCGATCTTATAGAGCCTTTGTCGTTGGATGAAGCTTATTTGGATGTATCAGCTTGTAATTTGTTCTCGGGTAGCGGGACTCGAATTGCGCAATGGTTGCGGGCCCAAGTCGCTGAAAAAACAGGCATCACAATTTCAGCCGGAGTCGCCCCCAATAAGTTTCTGGCAAAAATAGCCAGTGATTGGAATAAGCCTAATGGTTTATGTGTAATAGCCCCTAATGATGTGGAGGCGTTTTTAGCTACTTTACCGGTCAATAAATTGCATGGCGTGGGAAAGAAGACAGCTGAGCGCTTACACGCTATGTCCATATTTACTTGCGATGATGTAAAAGGAATACCACTTCATGAGCTAAGAGAGCATTTTGGGCAATTCGGTGAGCGTCTATATCATTTAAGCCGAGGCATTGATCATAGGCCGGTAACAAATGAACGAGAGCGAAAATCCATTAGCGTTGAGCACACCTTTGCTGAGGATTTGATGACCTTGGACGAATGTTGTGCCAAAATACCCCTATTATGCGGTGAACTACAGCAGCGCTACAGCAAATATCGCTCTGAAGCTGCCGTGGCAGGGTGTTTTGTTAAGGTAAAGTTTCATGACTTCACGCAAACCACCATCGAACAACAAGTCACCTATGAAGACGAGGCCTTATTTTCGCCTTTATTAGTTCAGGCTTGGCATCGTTCACAAAAACCTGTGCGTTTATTGGGCATTGGGTACCGGTTAACTAAGCAGAGCACGGATTTGCAGCAACAGCTGTCGCTCTGGTAA